One genomic region from Flagellimonas oceani encodes:
- the tsaB gene encoding tRNA (adenosine(37)-N6)-threonylcarbamoyltransferase complex dimerization subunit type 1 TsaB: MATILHLETATTNCSVSIAKDGEMLVLKENNAANYSHSEQLHIFIKEALEEASLLFSDLDAVAISKGPGSYTGLRIGVSSAKGLCFSLDIPLVSVPTLQSMAHQTDVKPGELVIPVLDARRMEVYSCVYDAVYNEVRETRAEIIDEDSFADYVSDDKVYIIGSGAEKCRGALEHPNFIFDESVVPSAKDMVPIAFEKYKSNEFEDVAYFEPYYLKDFVLQQKKKKN; this comes from the coding sequence ATGGCCACAATACTACATTTAGAAACAGCTACGACCAATTGCTCCGTGAGCATTGCAAAGGACGGCGAGATGCTTGTCCTAAAAGAGAACAACGCAGCGAACTATTCGCATTCGGAACAACTGCACATATTTATAAAAGAAGCCTTGGAAGAGGCTTCTTTGTTGTTTTCGGACCTCGATGCCGTTGCCATCAGCAAAGGGCCTGGTTCGTATACAGGGCTCCGTATTGGGGTGTCTTCCGCTAAAGGGTTGTGCTTTTCACTGGACATTCCGTTGGTTTCCGTGCCCACTTTGCAGAGTATGGCCCATCAAACGGATGTAAAACCCGGGGAATTGGTTATCCCTGTTTTGGATGCCAGACGTATGGAGGTGTATTCCTGTGTTTACGATGCCGTATACAACGAAGTCCGTGAAACTCGAGCAGAAATCATCGATGAGGACTCTTTTGCGGATTATGTGTCGGATGATAAGGTTTACATCATTGGAAGCGGTGCAGAAAAATGTAGGGGTGCCCTAGAACACCCCAACTTTATTTTTGATGAATCTGTGGTTCCTTCAGCGAAGGATATGGTTCCCATTGCTTTTGAAAAGTACAAGTCCAACGAATTTGAAGATGTGGCCTATTTTGAACCGTATTATCTCAAGGACTTTGTGCTTCAGCAAAAAAAGAAGAAAAACTAG